A section of the Neorhizobium galegae bv. orientalis str. HAMBI 540 genome encodes:
- the phnN gene encoding phosphonate metabolism protein/1,5-bisphosphokinase (PRPP-forming) PhnN translates to MEPERSGCMVAVVGPSGAGKDTLMAYAARFFEGRDDVVFVRRIITRNAAAGGEDHDGVSEAEFEALEKAGRFAVSWGAHGLRYGIPAETKEAMAKGQLVVANGSRSALARFKDVYPSLVVINITASLDVLAARLEARGRETREEILRRLERSSLAVTGDYQVMTIDNSGSLEDAGRALVDALNGCFTSHQIS, encoded by the coding sequence ATGGAACCGGAGCGAAGCGGCTGCATGGTCGCCGTCGTCGGCCCGAGCGGGGCCGGCAAGGACACGCTGATGGCCTATGCCGCCCGGTTCTTCGAAGGCCGCGATGACGTCGTCTTCGTGCGGCGGATTATCACCCGCAATGCCGCCGCCGGCGGCGAGGATCACGACGGCGTTTCCGAAGCGGAATTCGAGGCTCTGGAAAAGGCCGGCCGTTTTGCGGTCTCCTGGGGTGCCCACGGCCTGCGGTACGGCATTCCCGCCGAGACCAAAGAGGCCATGGCGAAAGGCCAGTTGGTCGTCGCCAACGGCTCGCGTTCCGCGCTTGCCCGGTTCAAGGATGTCTATCCGTCGCTCGTGGTCATCAACATCACCGCCAGCCTGGACGTGCTCGCGGCCCGGCTCGAAGCGCGCGGACGGGAAACGCGCGAGGAGATACTTCGGCGTCTCGAACGCAGTTCGCTTGCCGTGACCGGCGACTACCAGGTGATGACGATCGACAATAGCGGATCGCTCGAAGATGCCGGCAGGGCCCTGGTCGACGCTCTCAACGGTTGCTTTACAAGCCACCAGATTAGTTAG
- the arsK gene encoding arsenite efflux MFS transporter ArsK yields the protein MLKVNALSERMPVAAVVALGVTQIIGYGTLYYSFSILAPDMAAHFSWSSEWIFGALSVALLIGGLSAPWLGALFDRIGAGRVMTIGSAAAAVALVACAMAPGKTTFVVALIAIEVAANLVQYGAAFALLVQLRPQVAQRSITYLTLIAGFASTIFWPITAALHAYLSWQHVYLVFAALNLLVCLPLHAWLSYGAARRKTASSALPTRTEGILTPDLRFVGFTLMVAGFSLQSLVSSAVLVHMVPLLSGLGLGTSAALVGTLFGPSQVLSRLINMTFGRNLQPLRLALIAAALLPAGVVVLVLTAPSVPGAMLFAVIFGMGNGLLSIVTGTLPLTLFGSDGYGKLQGKMMSARLIVSAIAPFVLALSMQRLGFIWSLSITAALGAVAVLAFRAIDGLVRNGRRFS from the coding sequence ATGCTGAAGGTAAACGCATTGTCTGAACGCATGCCCGTTGCCGCCGTCGTGGCGCTCGGCGTCACGCAGATCATCGGGTATGGCACCCTCTACTACAGTTTCAGCATTCTTGCGCCCGATATGGCGGCGCATTTCTCGTGGTCCAGCGAATGGATCTTCGGGGCGCTTTCGGTCGCGCTTCTGATCGGCGGGCTCAGTGCTCCATGGCTCGGCGCGCTGTTCGACCGGATCGGCGCCGGCCGCGTCATGACAATCGGTTCTGCCGCGGCCGCTGTCGCATTGGTCGCCTGCGCCATGGCGCCCGGCAAGACCACCTTTGTCGTGGCGCTGATCGCGATCGAGGTGGCCGCCAATCTCGTGCAATATGGCGCCGCCTTCGCCCTTCTGGTGCAGCTTCGGCCACAGGTCGCGCAACGCAGCATCACCTATCTCACCCTGATCGCCGGATTCGCCTCGACGATCTTCTGGCCAATCACCGCCGCGCTGCATGCCTATCTCTCCTGGCAGCACGTCTATCTCGTCTTTGCGGCGCTCAATCTGCTGGTCTGCCTGCCGCTGCATGCCTGGCTGTCTTATGGAGCCGCGCGACGAAAGACGGCGTCTTCTGCCCTCCCCACCCGCACCGAGGGCATTTTGACGCCCGACCTGCGGTTCGTCGGCTTTACGCTGATGGTCGCCGGGTTTTCGCTGCAGTCGCTGGTGAGCTCCGCCGTGCTCGTCCATATGGTGCCGCTCCTCTCCGGCCTCGGTCTCGGCACGAGTGCTGCCCTGGTCGGCACATTGTTCGGCCCTTCCCAAGTTCTTAGCCGGCTCATCAACATGACGTTCGGCCGAAACCTGCAGCCCCTTCGGCTCGCGCTGATTGCGGCGGCGCTGCTTCCGGCCGGCGTTGTCGTTCTCGTCCTCACGGCGCCATCGGTACCCGGAGCGATGCTGTTTGCGGTCATCTTCGGCATGGGTAACGGACTTTTGAGCATCGTGACGGGTACCCTTCCGCTGACGCTGTTCGGCAGCGATGGCTACGGCAAACTGCAGGGCAAGATGATGTCGGCCCGATTGATCGTCTCGGCGATTGCCCCCTTCGTCCTGGCGCTTTCCATGCAGCGGCTGGGTTTTATCTGGTCGCTTTCGATCACGGCGGCGCTTGGCGCTGTTGCCGTCCTCGCCTTCCGCGCCATCGATGGGCTCGTCCGAAACGGAAGGCGTTTCAGCTAG
- a CDS encoding alpha-D-ribose 1-methylphosphonate 5-triphosphate diphosphatase, whose translation MTAELVLTNARIVLEDSVISGSVQIRNGKITDISEGNVHTGEDFEGDYLIPGLVELHTDHLEQHYSPRPGVRWNTTAAIQAHDAQIATSGITTVFDCLRMGADEDGGFAHGEMRSMADAIAAAGAYGRLRSEHFLHLRCEVSADNCMEHFVDFENDPHVRLVSLMDHAPGQRQFQTMDQYTLYYQKKRGLSDEAFAAFVAKRQGESARNATPHRAAISKVCAERGITIASHDDATLSHVGEAVDNGVRLAEFPTSFDAAKASHEAGMSVLMGAPNIVRGKSHSGNIAARDLAERGVLDVLSSDYVPLSLLHAPFVLAAEVESISLPKALAMVTSTPARTVSLDDRGRIATGLRADIVRVHHEEGVPVSRAVWREGRRVA comes from the coding sequence ATGACCGCCGAACTCGTGCTCACCAATGCCCGCATCGTGCTCGAGGACAGCGTGATCTCCGGCTCCGTCCAGATCCGGAACGGCAAGATCACCGATATCTCGGAAGGTAATGTCCATACCGGCGAGGATTTCGAGGGCGACTACCTGATCCCGGGCCTTGTCGAACTCCATACCGACCATCTGGAACAGCATTATTCGCCGCGTCCGGGCGTGCGCTGGAACACCACGGCAGCGATCCAGGCCCATGACGCGCAGATTGCCACGTCCGGCATCACCACCGTCTTCGACTGCCTGCGCATGGGCGCCGACGAGGACGGCGGCTTTGCCCATGGCGAAATGCGCTCCATGGCGGATGCGATTGCCGCCGCCGGCGCATACGGCCGCCTGCGCTCCGAACATTTCCTGCATCTGCGCTGCGAAGTCTCCGCCGACAATTGCATGGAGCATTTCGTCGATTTCGAGAATGATCCGCATGTCCGGCTCGTCTCGTTGATGGATCACGCGCCGGGCCAGCGGCAGTTCCAGACGATGGATCAGTACACGCTCTACTACCAGAAGAAGCGCGGTCTCAGCGACGAGGCATTCGCCGCCTTCGTGGCCAAACGCCAGGGAGAATCGGCACGCAACGCGACACCGCACCGCGCTGCCATCTCGAAGGTCTGCGCCGAGCGTGGCATTACGATCGCAAGCCATGACGACGCGACGCTCTCTCATGTGGGCGAAGCGGTCGACAACGGTGTCCGGCTGGCGGAATTCCCGACCAGTTTCGATGCGGCAAAGGCTTCGCACGAAGCGGGTATGAGCGTGCTGATGGGTGCCCCGAACATCGTTCGCGGCAAGTCGCATTCCGGCAATATCGCCGCTCGCGACTTGGCCGAACGCGGCGTGCTCGACGTGCTCTCCTCCGATTACGTGCCGCTCAGCCTGCTGCATGCGCCCTTCGTGCTCGCCGCAGAGGTCGAAAGCATCTCGCTGCCGAAGGCGCTCGCCATGGTGACGTCGACCCCTGCCCGCACCGTCAGCCTCGACGACCGGGGCCGGATCGCGACGGGCCTGCGCGCCGATATCGTCCGCGTCCATCACGAAGAGGGCGTTCCCGTCTCCCGCGCCGTCTGGCGGGAAGGCCGGCGGGTCGCCTGA
- a CDS encoding aquaporin, protein MFDLPRRLTAEALGTAMLVATVVGSGIMADRLSVDMAVSLLGNTLPTGAILVVLITLLGPISGAHFNPAVTMVFALRREIDVRSALFYLAAQFAGGVAGTILAHAMFDLPLLQVSTTIRTGPGQWLAEVVATFGLVLTILAGIRFRSEAIPWLVGLYITAAYWFTASTSFANPAVALARSLTDTFAGIRPDDLAGFILAEIVGALVALLLAGWLLVETKPLTQPLAHMKGAE, encoded by the coding sequence ATGTTCGACCTGCCCCGCAGACTAACCGCCGAAGCTCTCGGCACCGCCATGCTGGTCGCCACCGTGGTCGGTTCCGGCATCATGGCTGACCGGCTCTCAGTAGACATGGCGGTTTCGCTGCTCGGCAATACCCTCCCGACCGGCGCGATTCTCGTTGTCCTGATCACCCTGCTCGGGCCGATTTCCGGAGCGCATTTCAATCCGGCGGTGACAATGGTGTTTGCCCTGAGACGCGAGATTGATGTCCGCTCGGCGCTCTTCTATCTCGCCGCGCAATTCGCAGGCGGCGTCGCGGGAACTATCCTGGCGCATGCGATGTTCGATCTGCCGCTGCTGCAGGTATCCACCACGATCCGGACAGGACCGGGCCAGTGGCTCGCCGAGGTGGTCGCCACTTTCGGCCTCGTTCTGACGATCCTCGCTGGAATCCGGTTCCGTTCCGAGGCTATCCCGTGGCTGGTCGGCCTCTATATCACCGCCGCCTACTGGTTCACCGCCTCGACCTCGTTTGCCAATCCCGCCGTCGCGCTGGCGCGATCGCTCACCGACACCTTTGCCGGAATCCGGCCGGACGATCTTGCCGGCTTCATCCTGGCCGAGATCGTCGGCGCCCTCGTGGCCCTGCTGCTGGCCGGCTGGCTGCTGGTGGAGACAAAACCCCTCACCCAACCGCTCGCACACATGAAGGGCGCAGAATGA
- a CDS encoding DUF6428 family protein codes for MNVIDKPVLQDDISLGFLLDTLAGASDQPLVFHYDGRPVKPGYHVTEVKAGQFSALDCGANPEAWSEIFVQLWDIEEGDRTHMTAGKFSAIIRKVSEHVKIEGTAKLTFEVSDGIRPMQLYCASTPVLEGGALHVELAARPASCKPRDRWLAEETRAAAACCGPSAEASACCL; via the coding sequence ATGAACGTGATAGACAAGCCGGTTCTGCAGGACGACATCAGCCTGGGCTTCCTGCTCGACACATTGGCGGGTGCCAGCGACCAGCCGCTGGTGTTTCACTACGATGGCCGGCCGGTAAAGCCCGGCTACCATGTCACCGAGGTCAAGGCGGGACAGTTCTCGGCGCTCGACTGTGGTGCCAACCCGGAGGCCTGGTCGGAAATTTTCGTGCAGCTCTGGGACATCGAGGAAGGCGACCGCACCCATATGACGGCGGGCAAGTTTTCGGCGATCATCCGCAAGGTCTCCGAACATGTGAAGATCGAGGGCACCGCCAAATTGACGTTCGAAGTCAGCGACGGCATCCGGCCGATGCAGCTCTATTGCGCGTCGACGCCGGTCCTTGAGGGCGGGGCATTGCATGTGGAACTGGCCGCGCGCCCGGCGAGCTGCAAACCCCGCGACCGATGGCTGGCGGAGGAAACCCGCGCGGCGGCAGCATGCTGCGGACCGTCCGCCGAAGCCAGCGCCTGCTGCCTCTAA
- the polA gene encoding DNA polymerase I: protein MPHAIPCAMKKGDHLFLIDGSGFIFRAFHALPPLTRKSDGLPVGAVSGFCNMLWKLLTDARDTSVGVTPSHFAVIFDYSSKTFRKDLYDAYKANRSAPPEELIPQFGLIRQATRAFNLPCIETEGFEADDIIATYARQAEATGADVTIVSSDKDLMQLVTPNVHMYDSMKDKQIGIPDVIEKWGVPPEKMIDLQAMVGDSVDNVPGIPGIGPKTAAQLLEEFGDLDTLLARAGEIKQVKRRENIVANADLARLSRRLVSLRLDVPLDLDLDALVLEPQDGPKLVGFLKTMEFGTLTRRVAAACNCDADAIEPTVVNVEWGQAARGPDLDAGGTAAVDTGEAAAEAPAKAPVAKGMEAATPAALAEARIEAFAKAKLDPSCYVTIRDLTVLDDWIRAAQETGLVAFDTETTSLDPMQAELVGFSLALADNIANPSGLEVRAAYVPLIHKTGVGDLLGGGLAENQISTREALARLKPLLEDQSVLKVAQNLKFDYLLMRRHGITVEGYDDTMLMSYVLEAGKASHGMDALSERWLNHKPITFKEVAGSGKAGVTFDFVDIDKAAAYAAEDADVTLRLWMVLKPQLAAAGLTRIYERLERPLVSVLARMEERGITIDRQILSRLSGELAQRAAAFEHEIYELAGEKFTIGSPKQLGDILFGKMGLPGGAKTKTGQWSTSASVLEDLAAEGHPLPRKIVDWRQLTKLKSTYTDALPGYVHPETKRVHTSYALASTTTGRLSSSEPNLQNIPVRTGEGRKIRTAFISTPGHKLVSADYSQIELRVLAHVADIPQLRQAFADGIDIHAMTASEMFGVPVEGMPSEVRRRAKAINFGIIYGISAFGLANQLSIERSEAGDYIKKYFERFPGIRDYMESTKTFARENGYVETIFGRRAHYPEIKSSNPSVRAFNERASINAPIQGSAADIIRRAMAKMESTLETAGLNGKARMLLQVHDELIFEVEDEEIDKTLPVIISTMEHAAMPAISMRVPLKVDARAASNWDEAH, encoded by the coding sequence ATGCCCCACGCTATTCCTTGCGCCATGAAAAAAGGCGATCATCTTTTCCTTATCGACGGTTCCGGCTTCATTTTTCGCGCGTTCCACGCGCTGCCGCCGCTCACCCGCAAGTCCGACGGCCTGCCGGTCGGCGCCGTCTCCGGCTTCTGCAACATGTTGTGGAAGCTGCTGACCGATGCGCGCGACACCTCGGTCGGCGTGACGCCCAGCCATTTCGCGGTCATCTTCGACTATTCCTCCAAGACCTTCCGCAAGGATCTCTACGACGCCTACAAGGCGAACCGCTCGGCGCCGCCGGAAGAGCTGATCCCGCAGTTCGGCCTGATCCGCCAGGCGACCCGCGCATTCAACCTGCCCTGCATCGAGACCGAAGGTTTCGAGGCGGACGACATCATCGCCACCTACGCCCGTCAGGCCGAGGCGACCGGCGCCGATGTGACGATCGTCTCGTCCGACAAGGACCTGATGCAGCTCGTGACGCCGAACGTCCACATGTATGACAGCATGAAGGACAAGCAGATCGGCATTCCCGACGTCATCGAGAAATGGGGCGTGCCGCCGGAGAAGATGATCGACCTGCAGGCAATGGTCGGCGATTCGGTTGACAACGTGCCGGGCATTCCGGGCATCGGCCCGAAGACGGCAGCCCAGCTTCTCGAGGAATTCGGCGATCTCGACACGCTGCTCGCCCGCGCCGGCGAAATCAAGCAGGTGAAGCGCCGCGAAAACATCGTCGCCAATGCCGACCTCGCCCGCCTTTCGCGCCGGCTCGTCTCGCTGCGGCTCGACGTGCCCTTGGACCTCGATCTCGATGCGCTGGTGCTGGAGCCGCAGGACGGCCCAAAACTGGTCGGCTTCCTGAAGACCATGGAATTCGGCACGCTGACGCGCCGCGTCGCCGCCGCTTGCAACTGCGATGCCGATGCCATCGAACCCACCGTCGTCAACGTCGAATGGGGTCAGGCCGCTCGCGGCCCGGATCTCGATGCCGGCGGTACGGCAGCGGTCGACACCGGCGAGGCAGCGGCGGAAGCGCCCGCCAAGGCGCCGGTCGCCAAGGGCATGGAGGCGGCAACGCCGGCCGCACTCGCAGAGGCCCGCATCGAAGCCTTTGCCAAGGCCAAACTCGATCCGAGCTGCTACGTGACCATCCGGGACCTGACGGTGCTAGACGACTGGATCCGCGCGGCGCAGGAAACCGGTCTCGTCGCCTTCGATACGGAAACCACGTCGCTCGATCCGATGCAGGCGGAGTTGGTTGGTTTTTCGCTGGCGCTTGCGGATAACATCGCCAACCCGTCCGGCCTCGAAGTCCGCGCGGCCTATGTGCCGCTGATCCACAAGACCGGCGTCGGCGATCTGCTCGGCGGCGGGCTTGCCGAAAACCAGATCTCGACCAGGGAGGCGCTGGCGCGTCTGAAGCCGCTGCTGGAGGACCAGTCGGTCCTGAAAGTGGCGCAGAACCTGAAGTTCGATTACCTGCTGATGAGGCGTCACGGCATCACCGTCGAGGGTTACGACGATACGATGCTGATGTCCTACGTGCTGGAGGCCGGCAAGGCGAGCCATGGCATGGACGCGCTGTCGGAGCGCTGGCTGAACCACAAGCCGATCACCTTCAAGGAAGTTGCCGGCAGCGGCAAGGCGGGCGTCACCTTCGATTTCGTCGACATCGACAAGGCGGCCGCCTATGCCGCGGAAGACGCCGACGTGACGCTGCGCCTGTGGATGGTGCTGAAACCGCAGCTGGCGGCAGCGGGGCTGACGCGCATCTATGAACGGCTGGAGCGGCCGCTGGTTTCCGTGCTCGCCCGCATGGAAGAACGCGGCATCACCATCGACCGGCAGATACTGTCCAGACTTTCCGGCGAGCTTGCCCAGCGGGCCGCCGCCTTCGAACACGAGATCTACGAGCTGGCGGGCGAAAAATTCACCATCGGCTCGCCGAAACAGCTCGGCGACATCCTGTTCGGCAAGATGGGCCTGCCGGGCGGCGCCAAGACCAAGACCGGCCAGTGGTCGACCTCGGCCAGCGTGCTGGAAGACTTGGCCGCCGAAGGTCATCCCCTGCCGCGCAAGATCGTCGACTGGCGTCAGCTCACCAAGCTGAAATCCACCTATACCGATGCGTTGCCGGGTTACGTCCATCCCGAGACCAAGCGGGTGCACACCTCCTATGCACTGGCCTCGACAACGACCGGCCGCCTGTCCTCCTCCGAGCCGAACCTGCAGAACATTCCGGTGCGCACGGGGGAAGGCCGCAAGATCCGCACCGCCTTCATCTCTACGCCCGGCCACAAGCTGGTTTCCGCCGACTACAGCCAGATCGAGCTGCGTGTGCTTGCGCATGTGGCCGATATTCCGCAGCTGCGCCAGGCCTTTGCGGATGGGATCGACATTCACGCGATGACGGCCTCGGAAATGTTCGGCGTGCCGGTGGAAGGTATGCCCAGCGAAGTGCGCCGCCGCGCCAAGGCGATCAACTTCGGCATCATCTACGGCATTTCCGCCTTCGGACTAGCCAACCAGCTGTCGATCGAACGCTCGGAAGCGGGCGACTACATCAAGAAGTATTTCGAGCGCTTCCCGGGCATCCGCGATTACATGGAAAGCACCAAGACCTTCGCCCGCGAGAACGGTTACGTCGAGACGATCTTCGGCCGCCGGGCGCATTATCCGGAGATCAAGTCCTCCAACCCTTCGGTGCGCGCTTTCAACGAACGTGCGTCGATCAATGCGCCGATCCAGGGTTCGGCCGCCGATATCATCCGCAGGGCCATGGCGAAGATGGAATCGACGCTCGAAACGGCCGGACTGAACGGAAAGGCCCGCATGTTGCTGCAGGTGCACGACGAACTGATCTTCGAGGTCGAAGACGAAGAGATCGACAAGACCTTGCCGGTGATCATCTCGACCATGGAGCACGCGGCCATGCCTGCGATCTCGATGCGGGTGCCGCTGAAGGTCGACGCGCGCGCTGCCAGCAATTGGGACGAGGCCCATTGA
- a CDS encoding MarR family winged helix-turn-helix transcriptional regulator encodes MGFDRSHSATYLAGQLAKGFARSLQKRAMVLGFSPGQFPVLLELWQEDGLTQKQLLDKLEVEQATLANTLARMERDGLIQRTPHPNDRRAQIITLTPLGRELEIQAVEAASEADAALFSGFRRFERELMIEYMRMIVENARKV; translated from the coding sequence ATGGGATTCGACCGCTCGCATTCGGCGACATACCTGGCGGGCCAACTCGCCAAAGGCTTTGCGCGCTCCTTGCAGAAGCGTGCCATGGTGCTTGGCTTTTCTCCCGGGCAGTTTCCTGTCCTGCTCGAACTCTGGCAGGAAGACGGGCTGACGCAGAAGCAGCTCCTCGACAAGCTGGAAGTCGAACAGGCAACACTCGCCAATACGCTCGCCCGCATGGAGCGGGATGGGCTGATCCAGCGCACCCCTCATCCGAACGACCGGCGAGCGCAGATCATTACCCTCACCCCGCTCGGCCGCGAGCTGGAAATCCAGGCCGTCGAAGCCGCTTCCGAGGCGGATGCAGCGCTTTTTTCAGGCTTCCGCCGCTTCGAGCGTGAACTGATGATCGAATATATGCGGATGATCGTCGAGAACGCCCGCAAGGTTTGA
- a CDS encoding DUF1045 domain-containing protein: MRYALYFSPAENHPLTKAAARWLGRDAFTGETFPTPDVDGLSRDTVHELTADPRRYAFHATLKAPFELHPDRTEAELIRAAERFAAGTTAFDIPNVIVGQLGRFFALVPDTIYPELQHFAGRVVEEFEHFRAPLSEADVARRKPDMLSSAQRANLDRWGYPYVMDEFRFHMTLTGQVPAEEAPAMRRELDRRFADFANAPLTIDGLAIFVEPERGAPFIAHRWLPLASAFENRKTAS; encoded by the coding sequence TTGCGCTACGCTCTCTATTTTTCGCCCGCCGAAAACCATCCGCTGACGAAGGCGGCAGCGCGTTGGCTCGGCCGTGACGCCTTTACCGGCGAGACGTTTCCGACGCCCGATGTCGACGGCCTGTCCCGCGACACCGTCCATGAACTGACCGCCGATCCGCGCCGCTACGCCTTTCACGCGACGCTCAAGGCGCCGTTCGAGCTGCATCCAGACCGGACGGAAGCCGAGCTGATCAGGGCCGCCGAACGCTTTGCCGCAGGGACCACGGCGTTCGACATCCCGAACGTCATCGTCGGCCAGCTGGGACGGTTCTTCGCGCTGGTGCCCGACACGATCTACCCTGAGCTCCAGCATTTCGCCGGACGCGTCGTCGAAGAGTTCGAACATTTCCGCGCGCCGCTGTCGGAAGCCGATGTCGCGCGGCGTAAACCTGATATGCTGAGCTCAGCGCAGCGCGCCAATCTCGATCGCTGGGGTTATCCTTATGTCATGGATGAGTTCCGCTTCCACATGACGCTGACGGGCCAAGTCCCGGCCGAGGAGGCGCCTGCCATGCGCCGCGAGCTCGACCGCCGCTTCGCCGATTTCGCCAACGCGCCGCTGACCATCGATGGCCTCGCCATCTTTGTCGAGCCCGAGCGCGGCGCACCCTTCATTGCTCATCGCTGGCTTCCGCTGGCGTCTGCCTTCGAAAATAGAAAGACCGCATCATGA
- the arsC gene encoding arsenate reductase (glutaredoxin) (This arsenate reductase requires both glutathione and glutaredoxin to convert arsenate to arsenite, after which the efflux transporter formed by ArsA and ArsB can extrude the arsenite from the cell, providing resistance.) codes for MTIDVTIYHNPDCGTSRNTLAMIRNAGIEPTVIEYLKTPPARDQLVWMIADADLTVREAIREKGTPYAELGLDDPALSDDQLLDAMLKDPILINRPFVITPLGTRLARPSEAVLDILPDTHQGPFAKEDGEQVLDAEGKRIV; via the coding sequence ATGACCATCGACGTCACCATCTATCACAATCCGGATTGCGGCACCTCGCGCAACACGCTGGCCATGATCCGCAATGCCGGCATCGAGCCGACCGTGATCGAATATCTGAAAACACCGCCGGCGCGCGACCAGCTCGTCTGGATGATCGCGGATGCGGATCTCACCGTGCGAGAGGCGATCCGCGAGAAGGGCACGCCCTATGCGGAGCTTGGTCTCGACGATCCTGCTCTCTCCGACGATCAATTGCTGGACGCGATGCTGAAGGATCCGATCCTGATCAACCGCCCGTTCGTCATCACGCCGCTCGGCACGCGCCTGGCGCGGCCGTCGGAGGCCGTGCTGGACATTCTGCCGGATACCCACCAGGGTCCGTTCGCCAAGGAAGACGGCGAGCAGGTGCTCGATGCTGAAGGTAAACGCATTGTCTGA
- a CDS encoding ArsR/SmtB family transcription factor has product MDERQALASFGALSQDTRLQIVRMLVVAGPSGMAAGTIAEQLDVSPSNVSFHLKELDRAGLISQQRESRSIIYSADYEALGGLVRFLMEDCCAGHPEICAPAAEVAACCTPAPAALEG; this is encoded by the coding sequence ATGGATGAACGTCAAGCCCTCGCGTCATTCGGAGCACTCTCGCAGGATACCCGCCTGCAGATTGTCCGGATGCTCGTTGTTGCCGGCCCCTCCGGCATGGCGGCCGGCACGATCGCCGAGCAATTGGACGTATCGCCGTCAAACGTGTCCTTCCATCTCAAGGAACTGGACCGGGCCGGCCTGATCTCCCAGCAGCGGGAATCCCGCTCGATCATCTATTCCGCCGATTACGAAGCGCTCGGCGGCCTCGTTCGCTTCCTGATGGAAGACTGCTGCGCCGGACATCCGGAAATCTGCGCGCCAGCCGCCGAGGTGGCCGCCTGCTGCACCCCTGCACCTGCCGCGTTGGAGGGCTGA